A single Agromyces sp. CF514 DNA region contains:
- a CDS encoding WxL protein peptidoglycan domain-containing protein — protein sequence MIRDLLRPAVVTLALAVGLVAVTAAPAVAEEGTPVSWSVTPADAAGPDGRVSVDHDIDPGAETQDHFAVRNLGSEEVTFRLSAADGYYNDNGRFDMLPSDQESVDAGTWIDLPESVTVPPSGTVVVPFTVAVPENAEPGDHAAGIAASVLSLKQGDGAGVGVESRVGFRVMTRVTGELAPAYAVTNVETGYTTSWNPIRPGSIDVSFDVVNEGNTRLAVAGVLEIAGRSIAFPGANERPQEILPGESRSFSLAVDQVWPLLALPGEIELAPTVTTAGGEETAVSPSSTGVFVWAVPWPQLLVVVGTALLVTALLWRRGRSRRRLDAMLEQAREEGRREPALEGRG from the coding sequence ATGATCCGAGACCTCCTCCGCCCCGCCGTCGTCACGCTCGCGCTCGCCGTCGGCCTCGTCGCCGTGACGGCCGCACCCGCCGTCGCGGAGGAGGGGACCCCGGTGTCCTGGTCGGTCACCCCGGCCGACGCGGCCGGTCCCGACGGACGCGTGTCCGTCGATCACGACATCGATCCCGGAGCCGAGACGCAGGATCACTTCGCGGTCCGGAACCTCGGCTCCGAGGAGGTCACCTTCCGCCTCTCGGCCGCCGACGGGTACTACAACGACAACGGGCGGTTCGACATGCTGCCGTCCGACCAGGAATCCGTCGACGCGGGCACCTGGATCGACCTGCCCGAGAGCGTCACCGTGCCGCCGAGCGGCACGGTCGTCGTGCCGTTCACCGTCGCGGTGCCCGAGAACGCCGAGCCCGGCGACCACGCCGCGGGCATCGCCGCATCGGTGCTCTCGCTCAAGCAGGGCGACGGCGCAGGCGTCGGGGTCGAGAGCCGCGTCGGATTCCGGGTGATGACCCGGGTCACCGGCGAGCTCGCGCCCGCATACGCCGTCACGAACGTCGAGACCGGCTACACCACCTCGTGGAACCCGATCCGGCCCGGAAGCATCGACGTCTCGTTCGACGTCGTCAACGAGGGCAACACCAGGCTCGCGGTGGCCGGCGTGCTCGAGATCGCGGGTCGCAGCATCGCCTTCCCGGGCGCGAACGAGCGGCCGCAGGAGATCCTCCCGGGAGAGAGCCGGTCGTTCTCGCTGGCGGTGGACCAGGTCTGGCCGCTGCTCGCGCTCCCCGGCGAGATCGAACTCGCGCCGACCGTCACCACGGCGGGTGGCGAGGAGACGGCCGTCTCTCCGTCCTCGACGGGCGTGTTCGTCTGGGCCGTGCCGTGGCCGCAGCTGCTGGTCGTCGTCGGCACGGCGCTGCTCGTGACGGCCCTCCTCTGGCGCCGCGGCCGGTCCAGGCGCCGGCTCGACGCCATGCTCGAGCAGGCACGCGAAGAGGGACGTCGCGAGCCGGCCCTCGAGGGACGCGGGTGA
- a CDS encoding sugar ABC transporter ATP-binding protein, whose protein sequence is MTESLPIVEMRDISIEFPGVKALDGVDFRLFQGEVHALMGENGAGKSTLIKALTGVYKIDGGSIVVAGQERQFHGTRDAQSAGVSTVYQEVNLVTNLSIGENVMLGHEIRGAFGVNWRATHAAATEALARLGLEHLDTHKPLSTLSIAMQQLVAISRAMAIKAKVLILDEPTSSLDAAEVEGLFRVMRTLRDQGVAILFVSHFLDQIYAISDRLTILRNGRYEGEYLTRDLDRHALISKMIGKDLGALSSLGGNRRVDDRDYAAEEPLLAAKGLGRRGSIEPTDLDIHRGEVVGFAGLLGSGRTELARLLYGADRADAGEVVLHGKRVDLKNPADGLEKRIAFSTENRRDEGIIADLTVRENMILAMQAERGWAKPIPRKEQDELVEKYITALNVRPADPNRLIKNLSGGNQQKVLLGRWLATNPELLILDEPTRGIDVGAKAEIQEAVAELAENGVSVVFISSELEEVVRLSERIVVLKDHQKIGEIVNGPEITAQHIVDVIAAHGVEAASESGIIDAETQHTTEPSHPSEPPHANAHAYAATEEES, encoded by the coding sequence ATGACTGAATCACTGCCCATCGTGGAGATGCGCGACATCTCCATCGAGTTCCCGGGCGTCAAGGCGTTGGACGGGGTGGACTTCCGCCTCTTCCAGGGCGAGGTCCACGCGCTGATGGGCGAGAACGGCGCCGGCAAGTCGACGCTGATCAAGGCGCTCACCGGGGTCTACAAGATCGACGGCGGCTCGATCGTGGTCGCGGGCCAGGAGCGGCAGTTCCACGGCACGCGCGACGCGCAGAGTGCCGGCGTCTCGACCGTGTACCAGGAGGTCAACCTGGTCACGAACCTCTCGATCGGCGAGAACGTCATGCTCGGCCACGAGATCCGCGGCGCCTTCGGCGTCAACTGGCGCGCGACGCACGCCGCCGCCACCGAGGCGCTCGCCCGGCTCGGGCTCGAGCACCTCGACACCCACAAGCCCCTCTCGACGCTCTCGATCGCCATGCAGCAGCTCGTCGCGATCAGTCGCGCGATGGCGATCAAGGCGAAGGTGCTCATCCTCGACGAGCCGACCTCGAGCCTCGACGCGGCCGAGGTCGAGGGCCTCTTCCGCGTCATGCGCACGCTCCGCGACCAGGGCGTCGCGATCCTCTTCGTCTCGCACTTCCTCGATCAGATCTACGCCATCAGCGACCGCCTGACGATCCTGCGCAACGGCCGGTACGAGGGCGAGTACCTCACGCGCGACCTCGACCGCCACGCCCTCATCTCGAAGATGATCGGGAAGGACCTCGGGGCGCTCTCGTCGCTCGGCGGCAACCGCCGCGTCGACGACCGGGACTACGCCGCCGAGGAGCCCTTGCTCGCGGCGAAGGGCCTCGGCCGCCGGGGCTCGATCGAGCCCACCGACCTCGACATCCACCGCGGCGAGGTGGTCGGCTTCGCCGGCCTGCTCGGCTCCGGCCGCACCGAGCTCGCCCGCCTGCTCTACGGCGCCGACCGCGCCGATGCGGGCGAGGTCGTGCTGCACGGCAAGCGCGTCGACCTCAAGAACCCCGCGGACGGCCTCGAGAAGCGCATCGCCTTCTCGACCGAGAACCGCCGCGACGAGGGCATCATCGCCGACCTCACGGTGCGCGAGAACATGATCCTCGCGATGCAGGCCGAGCGCGGTTGGGCCAAGCCCATCCCGCGCAAGGAGCAGGACGAGCTCGTCGAGAAGTACATCACCGCCCTGAACGTGCGGCCCGCCGACCCGAACCGGCTCATCAAGAACCTCTCGGGTGGAAACCAGCAGAAGGTGCTGCTCGGCCGCTGGCTCGCGACGAACCCCGAGCTGCTGATCCTCGACGAGCCGACCCGCGGCATCGACGTCGGCGCGAAGGCCGAGATCCAGGAGGCCGTCGCCGAACTCGCCGAGAACGGCGTCTCGGTCGTCTTCATCTCGTCCGAACTCGAGGAGGTCGTGCGGCTGAGCGAGCGCATCGTCGTGCTGAAGGACCACCAGAAGATCGGCGAGATCGTCAACGGCCCCGAGATCACGGCCCAGCACATCGTCGACGTCATCGCGGCGCACGGTGTCGAGGCGGCTTCCGAGAGTGGCATCATCGATGCCGAGACCCAGCACACGACCGAACCATCGCACCCGAGCGAGCCCCCGCACGCGAACGCCCACGCGTACGCTGCGACGGAGGAGGAATCATGA
- a CDS encoding immunoglobulin-like domain-containing protein: MVREATPRARRARRWVAGATSALLAAGSLAMFGPGAAWGAEPASLLASYDFSESSGTVVHDLSGGGRDGAVVGGEAWRGGFMQFTGSNHVKLPDGLLAGRSAATIVIETSPTALTGAKFLWNIGGSASSSSGTGQFFIQPVAPRVAITKTNWSGEQSVTSPTTLAQGKWQSVAATIAKNADNTTSTLRLFIDGVQVAEKTNSTVNLSDLTTHTTNLIGKSAYAADSLYQGGVSSFRVYSEALTAADLTTIAATDASASASETAAALDLASVNAQDLSKVETDLVLPTAGGVTWTSSPAGIVGADGTVTQPASDTEVALTATSTVRGQTATKSFTVTVLRAPTAAEVVQRDLDAIALPYADDVRSDLALPTNGPRFGSALSWSSSAPAIVDVEGTDMVAPGVVTRPANGDTRVVLTVTASKDGVTATRDIPLTVRKAFELAETTDYLFAHFTGTEGAPTDEQIYFATSRDAATFTDTRANGNPVLALAKGQGDGGVRDPFVVRSPEGDRFYLIATDLSIHYRGGWGSANATVTGSKDLVIWESTDLVNWSEPRFADVASKIPNAGMAWAPEAVWDEVTQQYYVFWATRADGNTELGDSVDMYLSTTRDFRTFSTPVKWIDRQGSIIDTSVIKVGDWFYRASGDGQITIERSKKLDAITTSATAKTTGTDQEWVLVGTLQSILSGSGACAGGLNYTGACLEGPEFFAYNDDDRGAAAELYGLLADQYATGRGYLPFRTTDLNSTSASVWSKATNVNLGTLKKRHGGIMPITAQEYQRVVFHYAGVGTNPDVAVETTATSRCVAGKVSLVASVKNVDTRTADVSVETAYGTKTFVGVLPGKTVSQAFSTRAASMDAGFVGVSATAAGASFSGSTAYPTRSC; the protein is encoded by the coding sequence ATGGTTCGAGAAGCAACGCCGCGCGCACGTCGTGCACGGCGATGGGTCGCCGGCGCGACGAGTGCGCTGCTGGCGGCGGGAAGCCTGGCCATGTTCGGTCCCGGTGCCGCATGGGGCGCGGAGCCCGCATCGCTGCTGGCGTCGTACGACTTCTCGGAGTCGTCGGGCACGGTCGTGCACGACCTGTCGGGCGGCGGTCGCGATGGCGCCGTGGTCGGCGGCGAGGCGTGGCGCGGCGGGTTCATGCAGTTCACCGGGTCGAACCACGTGAAGCTGCCCGACGGCCTGCTCGCGGGTCGGTCGGCCGCGACGATCGTGATCGAGACGAGTCCGACTGCGCTGACCGGCGCGAAGTTCCTGTGGAACATCGGCGGCTCGGCCTCCTCGTCATCCGGAACCGGGCAGTTCTTCATCCAACCCGTCGCCCCGCGCGTGGCGATCACGAAGACCAACTGGTCGGGGGAGCAGTCGGTGACCTCGCCGACGACCCTCGCCCAGGGCAAGTGGCAGTCCGTCGCGGCGACGATCGCGAAGAACGCCGACAACACGACGTCGACGCTCCGCCTCTTCATCGACGGCGTGCAGGTCGCCGAGAAGACCAACTCGACCGTCAACCTGAGCGACCTGACGACGCACACCACGAACCTGATCGGCAAGAGCGCCTACGCGGCGGATTCGCTCTACCAGGGCGGGGTGTCGTCGTTCAGGGTGTACTCCGAGGCGCTGACCGCCGCCGACCTGACGACGATCGCAGCGACGGATGCCTCGGCATCCGCGAGCGAGACCGCGGCCGCTCTCGACCTCGCGTCCGTCAACGCGCAGGACCTCTCGAAGGTCGAGACCGACCTCGTGCTGCCGACGGCCGGCGGCGTGACGTGGACCTCGTCGCCCGCGGGCATCGTGGGCGCCGACGGCACGGTCACCCAACCGGCATCCGACACCGAGGTCGCCCTGACGGCGACGTCGACCGTGCGCGGGCAGACCGCGACCAAGTCCTTCACCGTCACGGTGCTCCGGGCGCCCACCGCTGCCGAGGTCGTCCAGCGCGACCTCGACGCGATCGCGCTTCCGTACGCCGACGACGTGCGCTCCGACCTCGCGCTCCCGACGAACGGCCCGCGATTCGGTTCGGCACTCTCGTGGAGCTCGTCGGCCCCGGCGATCGTCGACGTCGAGGGCACCGACATGGTCGCCCCCGGGGTCGTCACGCGCCCGGCGAACGGCGACACGCGAGTCGTGCTCACCGTCACGGCGTCGAAGGACGGCGTCACGGCGACCCGCGACATCCCGCTCACGGTTCGCAAGGCGTTCGAGCTCGCCGAGACGACCGACTACCTGTTCGCGCACTTCACGGGCACCGAGGGTGCTCCCACCGACGAGCAGATCTACTTCGCGACCAGCCGCGACGCGGCCACCTTCACCGACACGCGCGCGAACGGCAACCCGGTGCTCGCGTTGGCCAAGGGCCAGGGCGACGGCGGCGTGCGCGACCCCTTCGTGGTGCGTTCGCCCGAGGGCGACCGGTTCTACCTGATCGCGACCGACCTCAGCATCCACTACCGCGGCGGCTGGGGTTCGGCGAACGCGACCGTCACGGGCTCGAAGGACCTCGTGATCTGGGAGTCCACCGACCTCGTGAACTGGAGCGAGCCGCGCTTCGCCGACGTCGCGAGCAAGATCCCGAACGCCGGCATGGCGTGGGCGCCCGAGGCCGTCTGGGATGAGGTGACGCAGCAGTACTACGTGTTCTGGGCGACCCGTGCCGACGGCAACACCGAGCTCGGCGACAGCGTCGACATGTACCTGTCGACGACGCGCGACTTCCGCACCTTCTCGACCCCGGTCAAGTGGATCGACCGGCAGGGCTCGATCATCGATACGAGCGTCATCAAGGTCGGCGACTGGTTCTACCGGGCCTCCGGCGACGGCCAGATCACGATCGAGCGCTCGAAGAAGCTCGACGCGATCACGACCTCGGCGACGGCGAAGACCACCGGCACCGACCAGGAATGGGTGCTCGTCGGCACGCTGCAGTCGATCCTGAGCGGCAGCGGCGCGTGCGCGGGCGGACTGAACTACACGGGCGCCTGCCTCGAGGGCCCGGAGTTCTTCGCCTACAACGACGACGACCGCGGCGCGGCGGCCGAGCTGTACGGCCTGCTCGCCGACCAGTACGCCACCGGTCGCGGATACCTCCCGTTCCGCACGACCGACCTCAACTCGACGTCCGCGTCGGTGTGGTCGAAGGCGACGAACGTGAACCTCGGCACGCTCAAGAAGCGCCACGGCGGCATCATGCCGATCACCGCGCAGGAGTACCAGCGCGTCGTGTTCCACTACGCGGGCGTGGGCACGAACCCCGACGTCGCCGTCGAGACCACGGCGACCTCGCGGTGCGTCGCGGGCAAGGTGAGCCTCGTGGCGTCCGTGAAGAACGTCGACACCAGGACCGCGGATGTCTCGGTCGAGACCGCGTACGGCACGAAGACCTTCGTCGGGGTGCTGCCGGGCAAGACCGTCTCGCAGGCCTTCTCGACGCGAGCCGCCTCGATGGACGCCGGATTCGTCGGCGTCTCCGCGACGGCCGCAGGGGCGAGCTTCTCGGGCAGCACCGCCTACCCGACGCGGAGCTGCTGA
- a CDS encoding sugar ABC transporter ATP-binding protein, protein MSASDASARPVAEGSPVVEMTGITVDIDGTTVLHGVDLRLFAGEVHALMGGNGAGKSSLVKALSGAYRIDAGEVLIAGEPVVLSGPAAAETAGIAAAFQDVDLCGNLSIAENVMIGHEERRWYGISWPATRRRAVTVLDELGLGDLDPRRAVSTLPPAIQQLVAIARAMVTHPKVLVLDEPTSSLDVDEVATLFRAIRRLREQGVAILFVSHFLEQVYAISDRITVLRDGYGQGEYATRELDRAVLISKMIGKDLTELRRIGSDRRAHRAEPTGEPVFRAVGVGRRGEFEATDFEVHRGEVVGLGGLRGSGRSEFGQLLAGVERADSGTFSIDGRPVGLPNPAAALRRRIAYASEDRRDGGIIEELTVRENIVLALQAIRGWARPISHAERDALVERFVESFGIVAPGLDAPAKQLSGGNQQKVLLARWLATRPHLLVLDEPTRGIDIAAKVEIQARVAELARDGMAVVFISSELDEVVRLSDRIAILKDRRKIGEVSNGPGLSVDTIIEMIAADDEDDA, encoded by the coding sequence ATGAGTGCCTCGGATGCCTCGGCACGGCCGGTCGCCGAGGGCTCGCCCGTCGTCGAGATGACGGGCATCACGGTCGACATCGACGGCACGACCGTGCTGCACGGCGTGGACCTGCGCCTGTTCGCCGGCGAGGTGCACGCGCTCATGGGCGGTAACGGCGCGGGCAAGTCCTCGCTGGTCAAGGCCCTGAGCGGCGCCTACCGGATCGACGCCGGCGAGGTGCTCATCGCGGGGGAGCCCGTCGTGCTCTCGGGCCCGGCCGCGGCCGAGACGGCCGGCATCGCCGCGGCGTTCCAGGACGTCGACCTGTGCGGCAACCTCTCGATCGCCGAGAACGTGATGATCGGCCACGAGGAGCGCCGCTGGTACGGCATCTCCTGGCCCGCGACGCGGCGGCGGGCCGTCACGGTGCTCGACGAGCTCGGCCTCGGCGACCTCGATCCGCGTCGGGCGGTGTCGACGCTGCCGCCCGCGATCCAGCAGCTCGTCGCCATCGCCCGAGCCATGGTGACCCACCCCAAGGTGCTCGTGCTCGACGAGCCGACGTCGAGCCTCGACGTCGACGAGGTCGCGACCCTCTTCCGGGCGATCCGCCGGCTTCGGGAGCAGGGCGTGGCGATCCTCTTCGTGTCGCACTTCCTCGAGCAGGTGTACGCGATCAGCGATCGCATCACGGTGCTGCGCGACGGTTACGGGCAGGGCGAGTACGCGACGCGCGAGCTCGATCGCGCGGTGCTGATCTCGAAGATGATCGGCAAGGACCTCACCGAGTTGCGCCGTATCGGCTCCGACCGGCGCGCGCACCGCGCCGAGCCGACGGGCGAGCCCGTGTTCCGCGCGGTCGGCGTCGGGCGACGCGGCGAGTTCGAGGCGACGGACTTCGAGGTGCATCGCGGCGAGGTCGTCGGGCTCGGCGGCCTGCGCGGCTCCGGGCGCAGCGAGTTCGGGCAGCTGCTCGCCGGCGTCGAGCGCGCTGACTCCGGCACCTTCTCGATCGACGGCCGCCCCGTCGGGCTGCCGAACCCCGCGGCCGCCCTGCGTCGGCGCATCGCGTACGCGAGCGAGGACCGCCGTGACGGCGGCATCATCGAGGAGCTCACCGTCCGCGAGAACATCGTGCTCGCGCTGCAGGCGATCCGCGGGTGGGCCAGGCCCATCTCCCACGCCGAGCGCGACGCGCTCGTCGAGCGGTTCGTCGAGTCGTTCGGCATCGTCGCGCCGGGGCTCGACGCGCCGGCGAAGCAGCTCTCGGGCGGCAACCAGCAGAAGGTGCTCCTCGCGAGGTGGCTCGCGACGCGTCCGCACCTGCTCGTGCTCGACGAGCCCACGCGCGGCATCGACATCGCGGCGAAGGTCGAGATCCAGGCGCGCGTGGCGGAGCTCGCCCGCGACGGCATGGCCGTGGTCTTCATCTCGTCCGAGCTCGACGAGGTCGTGCGCCTCAGCGACCGCATCGCGATCCTCAAGGACCGGCGCAAGATCGGCGAGGTCAGCAACGGCCCGGGCCTGAGCGTCGACACCATCATCGAGATGATCGCCGCCGACGACGAGGACGACGCCTGA
- a CDS encoding ABC transporter permease, whose translation MSNAARTTWLRELIRKPFFWGVIAIFALLALNVLKDPNYLAITVNPVNGNLVGNVIDILRASAPILMIAVGMSLVIATGGIDLSVGSVMAVSGAVAMVFMKDAGQSGSVGVALGAIGLALLVSAILGAINGILVAYIGLQPFISTLIMMLAGRGIAKVITEGQNTSATNDPFRWIANGFVIGLPVVFLIAIAIVIVVGLVVRRSALGLMIEAIGINPKASRMAGIKPSGLLLTVYILSAVLAGVAGIMSVGTVMTVDVSRTGYQMELDAILAVVIGGTSLSGGKFSIGGAVVGALLIATLDKTIVFLGISSSATPAFKAIVIVVLCLLQSERVRSWFVQRRKPPLLRTESIPAPSKQEVSA comes from the coding sequence ATGAGCAACGCTGCTCGCACGACCTGGCTGCGCGAGCTCATCCGCAAGCCGTTCTTCTGGGGCGTGATCGCGATCTTCGCGCTGCTCGCCCTGAACGTCCTCAAGGACCCGAACTACCTCGCCATTACGGTCAACCCGGTCAACGGCAACCTCGTCGGCAACGTCATCGACATCCTTCGGGCATCGGCGCCGATCCTCATGATCGCCGTCGGCATGTCGCTCGTCATCGCCACAGGCGGCATCGACCTCTCGGTCGGCTCGGTCATGGCGGTCTCGGGCGCCGTCGCCATGGTGTTCATGAAGGATGCCGGCCAGTCGGGTTCGGTCGGCGTCGCGCTCGGCGCGATCGGACTCGCCCTGCTGGTGAGCGCGATCCTCGGTGCGATCAACGGCATCCTGGTCGCCTACATCGGCCTCCAGCCGTTCATCAGCACGCTCATCATGATGCTCGCGGGCCGCGGCATCGCGAAGGTCATCACCGAGGGCCAGAACACGTCGGCCACGAACGATCCGTTCCGCTGGATCGCGAACGGGTTCGTCATCGGACTGCCAGTGGTGTTCCTGATCGCGATCGCGATCGTGATCGTCGTCGGCCTCGTGGTGCGCCGCAGCGCACTCGGCCTCATGATCGAGGCGATCGGCATCAACCCGAAGGCGAGCCGCATGGCCGGCATCAAGCCGAGCGGACTGCTGCTCACGGTGTACATCCTGAGCGCCGTGCTCGCGGGCGTGGCCGGCATCATGTCGGTCGGCACCGTGATGACGGTCGACGTCTCTCGGACGGGCTACCAGATGGAGCTCGACGCGATCCTCGCGGTCGTCATCGGCGGCACGTCGCTCTCGGGCGGCAAGTTCTCGATCGGCGGTGCCGTCGTCGGCGCCCTGCTCATCGCGACCCTCGACAAGACCATCGTGTTCCTCGGCATCTCGTCGTCGGCGACGCCCGCCTTCAAGGCGATCGTCATCGTCGTGCTCTGCCTGCTGCAGTCCGAGCGGGTGCGGAGCTGGTTCGTCCAACGGCGCAAGCCACCGCTGCTGCGCACCGAGTCGATCCCCGCCCCGTCGAAGCAGGAGGTTTCCGCATGA
- a CDS encoding ABC transporter substrate-binding protein, protein MSVQRRFTKFLGLAAVGALTVGLAACSSGGDSGDSADAGELTTVGFVAVGPEGAWREANEKNVQETFTEDAGFELKYAPATNLDQKSQIDAFTSFVDEGVDVILLSATEASGWEDSLERAQEAEIPVILLDRGIDPDDPSLYITRIAPDNVEVAKEVGAWAVEQFPDGGNYITLEGPAGVGVVNERNEGWDASVDGSGLVEVAAQTANWSAEEGKSVTETLLKANGNDIQLIFAQNDEMGLGAAQAVEEAGLKPGVDVKIATIDGTLSAMEALAAGQLSYVHEYNPLFGETALDVVNKTLAGESVDSYIIVPSEAFDSPEAAQAVLADRKY, encoded by the coding sequence ATGTCAGTTCAGAGGCGTTTCACGAAGTTCCTCGGCCTGGCGGCCGTCGGCGCACTCACCGTCGGCCTCGCCGCGTGCTCGAGCGGCGGCGACAGCGGCGACAGCGCCGACGCGGGCGAGCTCACGACCGTCGGCTTCGTCGCCGTCGGCCCCGAGGGCGCCTGGCGCGAAGCCAACGAGAAGAACGTCCAGGAGACGTTCACCGAGGACGCCGGCTTCGAGCTGAAGTACGCGCCCGCCACCAACCTCGACCAGAAGTCGCAGATCGACGCGTTCACGTCGTTCGTCGACGAGGGCGTCGACGTGATCCTGCTCTCGGCCACCGAGGCCTCCGGCTGGGAGGACTCGCTCGAGCGTGCGCAGGAGGCCGAGATCCCCGTGATCCTCCTCGACCGCGGCATCGACCCCGACGACCCCAGCCTCTACATCACCCGCATCGCGCCCGACAACGTCGAGGTCGCCAAGGAGGTCGGTGCCTGGGCCGTCGAGCAGTTCCCCGACGGCGGCAACTACATCACGCTCGAAGGCCCCGCGGGCGTCGGCGTCGTGAACGAGCGCAACGAGGGCTGGGACGCGTCGGTCGACGGCTCCGGCCTCGTCGAGGTCGCCGCGCAGACCGCGAACTGGTCGGCCGAAGAGGGCAAGTCGGTCACCGAGACACTGCTCAAGGCGAACGGCAACGACATCCAGCTCATCTTCGCGCAGAACGACGAGATGGGCCTCGGCGCCGCACAGGCCGTCGAAGAGGCGGGCCTGAAGCCTGGCGTCGACGTCAAGATCGCGACGATCGACGGCACGCTCTCCGCCATGGAGGCGCTCGCCGCCGGCCAGCTCAGCTACGTGCACGAGTACAACCCGCTGTTCGGCGAGACCGCCCTCGACGTCGTCAACAAGACGCTCGCCGGCGAGTCGGTCGACTCGTACATCATCGTGCCGAGCGAGGCGTTCGACTCGCCCGAGGCCGCACAGGCCGTGCTCGCCGACCGCAAGTACTGA
- a CDS encoding LPXTG cell wall anchor domain-containing protein produces the protein MIGRWLAQLDGSPDVGAGASEGVPLGSLVLRVDIPPLPCDRLCAPESLPSTGVAADAIAWAGALLIGGAVLIAHTLLTRHPIGRPRR, from the coding sequence GTGATCGGCCGATGGCTCGCACAGCTGGACGGATCGCCGGATGTCGGCGCGGGCGCGTCGGAAGGCGTGCCGCTCGGCAGCCTGGTCCTCCGGGTCGACATCCCGCCGCTGCCCTGCGATCGGCTCTGCGCGCCGGAGTCGCTGCCCTCCACGGGAGTGGCCGCTGATGCGATCGCCTGGGCCGGCGCACTGCTGATCGGAGGAGCGGTGCTGATCGCGCACACGCTCCTCACCCGGCATCCGATCGGACGCCCGCGCCGCTGA
- a CDS encoding LacI family DNA-binding transcriptional regulator: MSDVESGDRPEKLGIREVAVLAGVSHMTVSRVLNGHPNIRPATRQRVMDVIEQLDFKPNSAARALATQRTQRIGVIVDSSVEFGPTSTLRGLEFAARSSGYSVTSVAMQDDASLTPESAVGHLIAEGVDALCIVAPRSSSVSALRRISIDVPVLVVKAAKDPNFLTVSVDQQLGTTLAVDHLVALGHRDILHLAGPLDWLDARGRERAFHARIEQWGLKVRPIVVGDWTADFGYDYAVGLKGVPEYTAMFIANDEMAFGVVHGFHDRGIRVPEDVSVIGFDDLPLSRHFIPPLTTVTQDFHALGVKAMEVLRAALEGREIPQRSKIPSELVVRASTAPPRAS; encoded by the coding sequence GTGAGTGACGTCGAGAGCGGGGACCGCCCCGAGAAGCTCGGCATCCGCGAGGTCGCCGTGCTCGCCGGCGTCTCGCACATGACCGTCTCCCGCGTGCTCAACGGACACCCCAACATCCGGCCGGCCACGCGCCAGCGCGTGATGGACGTCATCGAGCAGCTCGACTTCAAGCCGAACAGCGCTGCGCGGGCCCTCGCGACCCAGCGCACCCAGCGCATCGGCGTGATCGTCGACAGCTCGGTCGAGTTCGGGCCGACGAGCACCCTGCGCGGGCTCGAGTTCGCGGCCCGCTCGAGCGGCTACTCGGTCACCTCCGTCGCCATGCAGGACGACGCGAGCCTCACGCCCGAGAGCGCCGTCGGCCACCTCATCGCCGAGGGCGTCGACGCGCTCTGCATCGTCGCGCCTCGCTCGTCGTCGGTCTCGGCGCTGCGCCGGATCTCGATCGACGTGCCGGTGCTCGTGGTCAAGGCCGCGAAGGATCCCAACTTCCTCACCGTCAGCGTCGACCAGCAGCTCGGCACCACGCTCGCCGTCGACCACCTCGTCGCACTCGGGCACCGCGACATCCTGCACCTCGCGGGCCCGCTCGACTGGCTCGACGCCCGCGGCCGCGAGCGGGCGTTCCACGCGCGCATCGAGCAGTGGGGCCTCAAGGTGCGGCCCATCGTCGTCGGCGACTGGACCGCCGACTTCGGCTACGACTACGCCGTGGGGCTCAAGGGCGTGCCCGAGTACACGGCGATGTTCATCGCGAACGACGAGATGGCGTTCGGCGTGGTGCACGGCTTCCACGACCGCGGCATCCGCGTGCCCGAAGACGTCAGCGTGATCGGCTTCGACGACCTGCCGCTGTCGCGCCACTTCATCCCCCCGCTCACGACCGTGACGCAGGACTTCCACGCGCTCGGCGTCAAGGCCATGGAGGTGCTGCGCGCGGCGCTCGAGGGTCGCGAGATCCCGCAGCGCTCGAAGATCCCCAGCGAGCTCGTCGTGCGCGCCTCGACCGCCCCGCCGAGGGCGTCATGA